In a genomic window of Streptomyces sp. SJL17-4:
- a CDS encoding PP2C family protein-serine/threonine phosphatase has protein sequence MIRTRSLVSDGSRLRRLAPLALPTVWGAVAVAWKFGCPLARQPGLPMRIATSVVFLTVGIGLVLGLRRGLARELALVRAVAVATQQVLLRPPPARLDGLSLAAGQLSASRGASVGGDLYEAVATPYGIRIVIGDVRGHGLAALGAVVAVLGSFREAAHDEAELGGVLRRLERALERHLRERARDEHPARAGTAPEHPAAEEFVTLLLLEVRPDGRLSVLNYGHPGPYRLGRTVERLPVGDPLPPLGVLPLPTVLAPYTAARLTPGETLVLHTDGAEEARDHRGRFFALDTVLAGMCGAAPEALVREVHTALLHHTGGRLTDDVALLVVRNDRVRVPAQPAEPGLRRPRPAPSTHC, from the coding sequence ATGATCCGTACGAGGTCGTTGGTCTCCGATGGCTCCCGGCTCCGCCGGCTGGCCCCGCTCGCTCTTCCCACCGTGTGGGGTGCGGTGGCCGTGGCGTGGAAGTTCGGCTGTCCGCTGGCCCGGCAGCCCGGACTGCCGATGAGGATCGCCACGAGTGTCGTCTTTCTCACCGTCGGCATCGGTCTGGTGCTCGGTCTGCGGCGCGGGCTCGCACGGGAGTTGGCGCTCGTTCGGGCCGTCGCCGTCGCCACCCAGCAGGTGCTGCTGCGGCCGCCGCCCGCCCGTCTCGACGGACTGTCGCTGGCGGCCGGGCAGTTGTCGGCCTCCCGGGGCGCGTCCGTCGGGGGCGACCTGTACGAGGCGGTCGCCACCCCGTACGGAATCCGGATCGTCATCGGGGACGTCAGGGGGCACGGTCTCGCCGCCCTGGGCGCGGTGGTCGCCGTGCTCGGGAGTTTTCGTGAGGCCGCGCATGACGAGGCCGAGCTCGGCGGGGTGCTGCGGCGACTTGAGCGGGCCCTGGAGCGGCATCTGCGGGAGCGGGCGCGGGACGAGCACCCGGCGCGGGCCGGGACGGCGCCCGAGCATCCGGCGGCGGAGGAGTTCGTGACCCTGCTGTTGCTGGAGGTCCGGCCCGACGGGCGGCTTTCCGTGCTCAACTACGGCCACCCCGGGCCGTACCGCCTCGGGCGCACGGTGGAGCGGCTTCCCGTCGGCGACCCGCTGCCCCCGCTCGGGGTCCTGCCGCTGCCCACCGTCCTCGCGCCGTACACCGCGGCCCGGTTGACGCCCGGTGAGACGCTCGTCCTGCACACCGACGGGGCCGAGGAGGCCCGTGACCACCGGGGCCGGTTCTTCGCGCTCGACACCGTGCTGGCCGGGATGTGCGGTGCGGCGCCCGAAGCGCTCGTCCGCGAGGTCCACACCGCTCTGCTGCACCACACGGGCGGGCGGCTCACCGACGACGTCGCCCTCCTCGTCGTACGCAACGACCGTGTCCGGGTGCCGGCGCAGCCCGCCGAACCCGGGCTGCGCCGCCCCCGGCCCGCCCCCTCCACCCACTGTTGA